From a single Brassica napus cultivar Da-Ae chromosome C9, Da-Ae, whole genome shotgun sequence genomic region:
- the LOC125592659 gene encoding uncharacterized protein LOC125592659, which translates to MSSFIPSDYKALDLSGDNYLDWAINTSAVLKSRGLGKCIKYGNDTLACERHRAIMIMRHHLCEDLRDEFGYVNDPHNLWSFLNSRFCEPLLHESKKKWEALRFQDYESVDNYHSDLMRITYSLRLCGELVTNEDLLNKTRDTFHSEEVLLSHQAKGFTTYYDLFSYLLDIEQKKQKRMDNIRRFNDIMEIYYEVLDSEMKIPEANKATFDKKRSEEDSEWTLMDHEVGLYIE; encoded by the coding sequence atgtcgagttTCATACCCTCAGATTACAAAGCCCttgatctctctggagataattatcttgATTGGGCTATAAACACTTCAGCCGTcttgaagtctagaggacttgGGAAGTGCATCAAGTATGGCAATGACACCCTTGCGTGTGAAAGACACAGAGCCATAATGATTATGCGACACCATCTCTGTGAGGACCTAAGAGACGAGTTTGGATATGTTAATGATCCTCATAATCTCTGGTCATTTTTGAATTCTAGATTCTGTGAGCCATTGTTGCacgaatccaaaaaaaaatgggAAGCTCTAAGGTTCCAGGATTATGAATCCGTGGACAATTATCACTCTGATCTTATGAGAATCACCTATAGTCTTAGACTATGTGGTGAATTGGTAACAAACGAGGATTTGTTAAACAAAACTCGTGACACATTCCATTCAGAGGAAGTGTTGTTATCACATCAGGCCaaaggtttcaccacctatTATGACCTGTTctcatatttattagacattgagCAAAAGAAGCAGAAAAGGATGGATAACATCAGACGGTTTAATGACATCATGGAGATATATTATGAAGTACTAGACAGTGAGATGAAAATCCCTGAAGCTAATAAAGCCACATTTGATAAGAAGAGATCTGAGGAGGATTCCGAGTGGACACTCATGGACCATGAGGTCGGattatacattgaataa